From Pseudoleptotrichia goodfellowii, a single genomic window includes:
- the dapF gene encoding diaminopimelate epimerase: protein MLKFEKYQGAGNDFIIVNEKDLIEKGIPDYNQFASEVCCRHFGIGADGLLILKYVANMPFMFYYNSDGSQAPMCGNGIRCFALYLKNNNVEQEDIFTVKTLSGDLKIETKTENETFFAKVNMGEPVFDVKKLINIEKERFMREKIVIDEKEIEISYIFMGTDHSVIFVNDFSDYDIDDLGSKIENYTEIFPKKVNVNFVKVHDRSNIEVITWERGAGRTLACGTGATASAVLARIYGYVEDRINVTVPGGKLVIDYAGYGSEAYMTGTSEKIAEGHYIFKR, encoded by the coding sequence ATGTTGAAATTTGAAAAGTATCAAGGGGCGGGAAATGATTTTATTATTGTAAATGAAAAAGATCTTATAGAAAAAGGTATACCTGATTACAATCAGTTTGCGAGTGAAGTGTGCTGCAGACATTTCGGAATAGGAGCCGACGGACTTTTAATATTGAAATATGTAGCAAATATGCCTTTTATGTTCTATTATAATTCCGACGGGAGTCAGGCACCTATGTGTGGAAACGGAATAAGATGTTTTGCTCTTTATCTGAAAAATAATAATGTGGAACAGGAAGACATTTTTACAGTGAAAACTCTTTCGGGAGATTTGAAAATCGAAACTAAAACCGAAAATGAAACTTTTTTTGCCAAAGTAAATATGGGAGAGCCTGTATTTGACGTTAAAAAACTCATAAATATTGAAAAAGAGAGATTTATGAGGGAAAAAATAGTCATAGATGAAAAAGAAATAGAAATTTCGTATATTTTTATGGGAACAGATCATTCTGTAATATTTGTAAATGACTTTTCTGATTATGATATAGATGATTTAGGTTCTAAAATAGAAAATTATACTGAAATTTTTCCAAAAAAAGTAAATGTGAATTTTGTAAAAGTACACGACAGATCGAATATTGAAGTTATTACTTGGGAAAGAGGAGCAGGAAGAACTCTTGCCTGCGGAACAGGAGCTACAGCTTCTGCAGTTCTTGCGAGAATATACGGATATGTGGAAGACAGAATAAACGTGACTGTTCCCGGAGGAAAACTTGTTATAGATTATGCAGGTTACGGAAGTGAAGCCTATATGACGGGAACAAGTGAAAAGATAGCTGAAGGTCATTATATTTTTAAAAGATAA